The segment CTGGCGCGCATCGCCCTGGCCCTGGGCGGGGCGGCGGCGGTGCTGTGGCCGGCCGAGGGCGGCTTCCCCCTGCCGGCCAGCGCGGCCGACTGGCTGGGCGTGCTGGGCGGCCTGACCTTCGCCTTCAACAATGTGATGCTGCGCCGCGAGGCCGCGCGCAGCCCGCAGTCGCGCGCCCTGGCCATGTTCGGCGGCGGCGTGCTGGTGGCGGGCACGGCGGCCCTGCTGATGTCGGGCGCCGGCCTGGTGCCCGCGCCCAGCCTGCCGGGCTGGATCTGGGCCTTGCCGGCGGCGGCCATGGCCGTGCTCTTCTTCTTCTCCAACCTGGCCCTGCAGTACGGCGCCAGCCGCCTGCCGGCCAACGTCACGGCCATCGTGATGCTGGTGGAGGTGCCGGCCGCGGCCATCTCGGCCCTGTGGCTGGGCGGCGGCGCGCTGAACGCTCAGACCGCCCTGGGCGGCGCGGCCATCCTGGGCGCGGCGGTGCTGGCAGCCCTGGAGCGGCGGCGCTAGCATCGCGGGCCACGGCTCCCGCGGCGGGAGCAAGGACAAAACACCATGACCCAGACCGCCTATGACTTCCAGGCCCAGAGCATCCGCGGCGAGGCCGTGGACCTGGCCCAGTACCGCGGCCAGGTGCTGCTGATCGTCAACACCGCCAGCGCCTGCGGTTTCACGCCCCAGTTCAAGGGCCTGGAGCAGCTCTGGGAGGACTATGGGGCCCGCGGCCTGGTGGTGCTGGGTTTTCCCAGCAATGAGTTCGGCGGCCAGGACCCCGGCAGCAATGAGCAGATCGCCTCCTTCTGCGAGATGAACTACGGGGTCAGCTTCCCCATGATGTCCAAGATCCGCGTCAACGGCGCCGAAGCACATCCCCTTTGGCAATGGCTCAAGAGTGAGAAGCCGGGTTTTCTGGGCACCGAGCTGATCAAGTGGAATTTCAGCAAATTCCTGATCGGCCGCGACGGCCAGGTGCTCAAGCGCTACGCGCCCAATGACGCGCCGGAGAAGCTGCGCGGCGATATCGAGGCGGCGCTGGGCCGCTAGGCCGTGCGCAGCCACAGCCGGCCATAGCCGCGCCGCAGCTCGCCCCGGGCCACGGCCGCGCTGAGCAGCTGGTTCACCGTCTGGCGCGAGAGATGGGCCAGGGCGGCCAGTTCGGCCTGGGTGGCGGCCAGGGCCTGCCAGCCCTCGGCATCGGTGGCCTGGCCTCGCTCCCGCGCCAGCTGGGCCAGGGCCAGCGCAAAACGCTGCTCGGCGCTGCGGTGACGCGCGGCCTCCAGCAGGCGCAGATTGCCCTCGAAGCGCAGGGCGAACTCGCGCAGCAGGGCGCGGGCAAAGCCGGGCTGCTCGTCCATCAGCAGGGCGTAGGCCGCAGGGCCGATCACCAGCAGGCGGCTGGGGCGCCGTGCCAGGGCCTCGTAGCCGGCCGGGCGCCCCGTAGCGAAGGCCGCCAGGCCAAAGAGGCGCGGCGCCTGCACATGCTCCAGCACCGAAACCTCGCCGTCCTGACCGGTGAGCCGGGCCTCGATCTCGCCCTCCACCACGGCGTAGAAGGCCGGGCAGACCTGGTCCTGGGCGAAGAGCGTGCGGCCGCGCGCCAGGCGCTGCCGACGCAGCAGGGGGCGCAGGCGCTCGCGCAGGCCCGGGTCCAGGCCCAGGCCGGGGAAGTTGGCGGCCAGCACCGCGTCCAGGGCGGTGTCCACGGAATCATCCATGCGTTCATTGTCGGGTACCCGACAATTGCGGCGCGGTGGCGGGCCTAGGCTTGCGGCCCATGGACATCGACGCTTTGCTCCCTGCCTGGGCCGCCCAGTACCGCCACTTTGCCGAGCACGAGTGCCGGGAAGATCCGCTCTATGTGGCGATCTGCCGGGCCGTGGCCGACAGCCCCGAGCTGCTGGCCCTGATGGCCGAGGCGCCCGAGACGCAGCGCCTGCCCAATCTGCTGCTGGCGGCCCTGCAC is part of the Shinella sp. XGS7 genome and harbors:
- a CDS encoding Crp/Fnr family transcriptional regulator gives rise to the protein MDDSVDTALDAVLAANFPGLGLDPGLRERLRPLLRRQRLARGRTLFAQDQVCPAFYAVVEGEIEARLTGQDGEVSVLEHVQAPRLFGLAAFATGRPAGYEALARRPSRLLVIGPAAYALLMDEQPGFARALLREFALRFEGNLRLLEAARHRSAEQRFALALAQLARERGQATDAEGWQALAATQAELAALAHLSRQTVNQLLSAAVARGELRRGYGRLWLRTA
- a CDS encoding DMT family transporter, whose translation is MRSPLPYFALVFNALIWGLSWWPFRQFQAAGLHPLWTTVMLYTLSLLVISLGAGRRVWAEFFAHPSLWLIMLAAGTTNTAFNWAVSMGDVVRVVLLFYLMPLWAVLLARLILKEPLRPAALARIALALGGAAAVLWPAEGGFPLPASAADWLGVLGGLTFAFNNVMLRREAARSPQSRALAMFGGGVLVAGTAALLMSGAGLVPAPSLPGWIWALPAAAMAVLFFFSNLALQYGASRLPANVTAIVMLVEVPAAAISALWLGGGALNAQTALGGAAILGAAVLAALERRR
- a CDS encoding glutathione peroxidase, with translation MTQTAYDFQAQSIRGEAVDLAQYRGQVLLIVNTASACGFTPQFKGLEQLWEDYGARGLVVLGFPSNEFGGQDPGSNEQIASFCEMNYGVSFPMMSKIRVNGAEAHPLWQWLKSEKPGFLGTELIKWNFSKFLIGRDGQVLKRYAPNDAPEKLRGDIEAALGR